One part of the Rutidosis leptorrhynchoides isolate AG116_Rl617_1_P2 chromosome 1, CSIRO_AGI_Rlap_v1, whole genome shotgun sequence genome encodes these proteins:
- the LOC139885735 gene encoding glyoxylase I 4-like codes for MEGGQDTLFGSSSSSQQLPLLSLNHVSFRCKNVRTSVKFYNDVLGFVLIRRPSSFDFEGAWLFNHGIGIHLLEVETTPSKGGVINPKDNHISFQCTNMDLIINKLDKLDIKYVTALVTEGGVEVNQLFFHDPDGNMIEICNCHVLPVLPITSRPINKLTPTQEINQIESSFHDMLSTNSRSCGEDHEALMMENLLIDMMGISI; via the exons ATGGAAGGGGGTCAAGATACATTGtttggttcatcatcttcatctcaaCAATTGCCTCTTTTATCTTTGAATCACGTCTCGTTTAGATGCAAAAATGTTCGTACGTCTGTTAAGTTTTACAACGACGTTCTTGGATTCGTTCTGATTAGACGTCCTTCCTCGTTCGATTTTGAAGGCGCTTG GTTGTTCAACCATGGAATTGGAATACATTTGTTAGAAGTGGAAACCACACCATCAAAAGGAGGAGTAATTAATCCAAAAGACAACCATATTTCGTTTCAATGCACGAATATGGATCTCATAATCAATAAACTCGACAAATTAGACATTAAGTATGTGACCGCATTGGTTACAGAAGGCGGTGTAGAAGTGAACCAACTATTTTTTCATGATCCAGACGGAAACATGATCGAAATATGCAATTGTCATGTTCTTCCTGTACTTCCCATAACTTCACGCCCCATCAACAAGCTTACACCAACACAAGAGATCAACCAAATTGAATCCTCATTCCACG ATATGTTAAGTACTAATAGTCGCTCTTGTGGTGAAGATCATGAAGCATTGATGATGGAGAATTTGTTAATAGACATGATGGGTATTTCCATTTAA